A window of the Nitrospiria bacterium genome harbors these coding sequences:
- a CDS encoding type II toxin-antitoxin system RelE/ParE family toxin, whose protein sequence is MHEFLDDLKTTDPNDFAAVVAGLAKLRNRQYHREPLCKALGEGLFELRHVGKLNTRVLWFFMKNRRIIAVHGIRNKGRAIPTRDIETARERMRDWRKRAGQ, encoded by the coding sequence GTGCATGAATTTTTGGACGATTTGAAGACCACCGATCCCAACGACTTTGCGGCGGTGGTGGCCGGTCTGGCAAAACTGCGGAACCGGCAGTATCACCGGGAACCCTTGTGCAAAGCACTGGGCGAGGGGTTATTCGAACTGCGCCACGTGGGCAAGCTCAATACCCGCGTGCTGTGGTTTTTCATGAAGAATCGCCGGATCATCGCAGTGCACGGCATCCGCAACAAAGGCCGGGCCATTCCGACCCGCGACATCGAGACCGCGCGGGAACGGATGCGCGATTGGCGAAAACGAGCAGGACAATGA
- a CDS encoding RDD family protein → MYPSLPLRWKVAMIDGVILLTVTMLLPLATNQINGGYSFLNIVALLGPVMLLEPFLISFRGATIGQSWFGMSVLYIKTRGRCPLPNSYLRYVTKMLLGGVSLVYMYFSHRHQAIHDHLAGTVVVFTDALAQYRATSGSLELPEREEDVQFIYPSIFRRFMVFLGWYVVAFALFIIVLSLTLLIFDPACLRVHSKGDALCAAIGIAGEFLLLILFLQIAYMGAKGRLPGAKRHREDL, encoded by the coding sequence TTGTATCCCAGCCTGCCTCTTCGATGGAAGGTGGCAATGATTGACGGGGTGATTCTCCTTACTGTGACGATGTTGCTGCCGCTTGCGACCAATCAGATCAACGGGGGGTATTCGTTCCTCAACATCGTTGCCCTGCTCGGCCCCGTCATGCTGCTTGAGCCATTTCTCATCTCCTTTCGGGGTGCAACAATCGGTCAGTCTTGGTTTGGCATGAGTGTCCTCTATATAAAAACCAGGGGAAGATGTCCATTGCCCAATTCCTATCTGCGGTATGTTACAAAGATGTTACTGGGTGGCGTGTCACTCGTTTATATGTATTTTAGTCATCGTCATCAAGCAATCCACGACCATTTGGCTGGCACCGTCGTTGTGTTCACCGATGCCCTTGCACAATATCGGGCCACCTCGGGATCACTGGAACTTCCCGAACGGGAGGAAGACGTTCAATTTATCTACCCCTCGATTTTCAGAAGGTTTATGGTATTTCTTGGCTGGTATGTCGTTGCGTTTGCCCTTTTTATTATTGTCCTAAGTTTAACATTGCTAATATTTGATCCTGCATGCCTAAGGGTCCATTCAAAGGGGGACGCGCTCTGTGCAGCGATCGGAATAGCAGGCGAGTTTCTTCTACTGATATTATTCCTGCAAATTGCCTATATGGGGGCAAAAGGCCGTCTTCCGGGTGCGAAACGGCATCGGGAAGATTTGTAA
- a CDS encoding helix-turn-helix transcriptional regulator, which yields MKKTNFDRYLEDQLRDAAFAARFKRAGEAWDVALQIAALREQAGLSQKDLAKLLKTTQQHVSRLESPAYEGHSLSTLRRVAEALHAKVRVVFEPAEKETGMHTAEAAASYRAKRTATKRT from the coding sequence ATGAAAAAAACAAATTTCGATCGATACCTGGAAGATCAGTTGAGAGATGCGGCGTTTGCTGCGCGATTTAAGCGCGCAGGCGAGGCCTGGGATGTGGCACTGCAGATCGCGGCACTTCGCGAGCAGGCCGGGCTGTCCCAAAAGGATCTTGCGAAGCTCCTTAAGACCACTCAGCAGCATGTCAGCCGGTTGGAGTCCCCCGCCTACGAAGGTCACTCCCTCAGCACACTGCGTCGCGTCGCGGAAGCGCTGCATGCCAAGGTCCGTGTCGTATTCGAACCGGCCGAAAAAGAGACCGGGATGCATACAGCGGAAGCCGCCGCATCGTACCGCGCCAAACGCACCGCAACCAAACGGACATGA
- a CDS encoding antitoxin Xre/MbcA/ParS toxin-binding domain-containing protein: METLTVKERNPQAAEIFRKVFHKQLTSHMDVIEMSKQGVTKRSFITFVRLVNFSRDQYARMLPITLRTIERYSNNDKFNPAVSEHIIKLVLLVGKGIEVFGSLQKFKSWFNSPSKAFGGKAPSDLVGLQTGAQMVMDELGRIEYGVYA; the protein is encoded by the coding sequence GTGGAAACCCTAACAGTAAAAGAACGCAATCCGCAAGCCGCCGAGATCTTTAGAAAGGTCTTTCATAAACAGCTGACATCCCATATGGATGTCATTGAAATGAGCAAGCAGGGTGTCACAAAACGTTCCTTCATAACTTTTGTGCGCTTGGTCAACTTCTCACGGGACCAATATGCGCGCATGCTTCCGATCACGCTTCGCACGATAGAGAGATATTCCAATAATGACAAGTTTAACCCCGCGGTATCCGAACACATAATCAAGTTGGTGCTGCTTGTGGGAAAAGGGATCGAGGTATTCGGATCCTTGCAGAAGTTTAAGAGCTGGTTCAACTCGCCCAGCAAGGCTTTCGGGGGGAAGGCGCCGAGCGATTTGGTCGGCCTTCAAACCGGGGCCCAAATGGTTATGGACGAACTCGGTCGCATTGAGTATGGTGTCTATGCATGA
- a CDS encoding RES family NAD+ phosphorylase: MALAKHARDLSGKGARLTGGRWNAKDTAVIYTSESRSLAAMEYLVHVSLTNIPAGIRIVSIGIPDSSVPKQINPSDLPADWHRNPAPFSLADMGTKWAISMESLLLRAPSAVIMHEYNILINPTHPDMKSVQILDVENFIYDERLHKTDP; encoded by the coding sequence ATGGCCCTTGCCAAACATGCGCGCGACCTGTCCGGAAAAGGCGCCCGGCTCACTGGGGGCAGATGGAACGCTAAAGATACCGCCGTCATCTACACATCGGAGAGTCGATCGCTGGCCGCGATGGAATACCTCGTCCATGTGTCGCTAACGAACATACCCGCAGGTATAAGGATTGTTTCAATCGGCATCCCCGATTCGAGTGTTCCAAAACAAATTAATCCTTCCGATTTGCCGGCAGATTGGCATCGCAATCCCGCGCCGTTTTCGTTGGCGGATATGGGCACAAAGTGGGCAATAAGCATGGAAAGCCTTTTGCTTCGCGCGCCGTCGGCTGTGATCATGCATGAGTATAACATCCTGATTAACCCGACACACCCCGACATGAAATCCGTTCAGATCCTCGATGTGGAGAACTTCATTTATGATGAGAGACTCCACAAGACCGACCCATAG